GAAAGAGATGAGCAATTTTTTTGAATATACTCTGGTATTGCGTAAAGCGAGCAGCCTTGCTTAACCAAATTGCTATTAACATTAGCAACAATAAGGGAATGATGTAGATAAATTGATAAACAATCAGGAAAACAATGGTTGTAAACGTAGAATATTGCTGTGTTAGAAGCCATTGTTCAAATACCAGGGCAAAGTTGGGCGTGCAAGTTTGCATATATATCTGAGCACCTAAGGCACTTAAAATTCCCAAGGCGAGAAATAGAGAGGATTTCTTCTCATCTAATCTTTTAAAATACCCCAACGTATAAGCCAACAGCGCTAATCCAATTAATAGCACCGGAATACGAAAAGCAGGGCTCCACTGAAAAAACAGTGCACTGAAAACTTGTTGCAGGTAATGAACAATACCAACGGTAATAATAAATAAAAATCCGACAGCCAATCGTAACTGGCGTGTCTTGGCGAGCCACAGAAATGCCACCAAAGTAAACATTACAAATAATGAACAGGGGTTTAGAGCATCAGAAATGGCCATCATGGGGATTAAAGAAGCGACAGAGGGTTTGGAAATGAGTACATTGCCATACCAGTTGGCATTGGCCCATTGCTGTAACACGGTAGTCGTTTTGCTATTTAATTGTCCTGTTTTAATCACTTGATCATGACAATAAGCTAATCCACGCAATAATTCTCTTCCGCTGGTTTCAGCATCAGCAAAACCTATCCAGTGAGAGTTACAAAAGAAGATAGCAGGTACACTAAAATCGGTTGACTTCTGTTGTTGTAAAAATTGATTAAAGGTCTCAAGCGCCTGTTTATCTTTATTTATCGTATAGCGTTTAACCTTAAGCCAGGGGATAGTTGCTTCAAGGCGCTGAAAAAATTTATCTGCCTTATGGCAATGAGGACAAGTTGAAGATAAAAACAAGCTGACCTGCAGTTTAACTGTCTGATTTTCTTGTATAAACCACTCAGAGGGTTTGGAGCTTGCCCATAGTAGGGAAATACACAAACAACTAACGACAAACCACTTAAACAGCAACTTCATTTTAATGTCCTTGTAATAGCAAAACTACTCACAGTTTACTATACAGTGCTTTTCTGCCATTTGTATATTAGAGCAAGATCATACGTAGAAGTTCGATGCTTTAGTAAGTATGAATATAATTTTCTAGCTGCTCAATGACCCGGGTTTTATCTTCAAGTAAATGGAATAATAAGTCTCCAATCGATAAAATAGCAACCAGCTCACCCTGTTCCCTGATGAGCAGATGACGTCGTTTAGTTTGTGTTATTACTTCCATTGCTTTCTCAACAGGATCAAATAAATCCAAAATACTTACATTCAAATAAGCAACTTGTTTAGCGGTTGTCGTGTGTGGATTCAAATCACGATTTAGACAAGAGCGAATAATATCCCGCTCACTCACTATTCCTACAATATCTAAGTCATCTTTTACAACTAACGCCCCGATATCTTTATCGGTCATAATTCTAACGCATTCATCAACAGTAATATCAGGCTTTATATAAATAATGGGACGTCTTGGTTGGGGTAAAGCAGAAAAAATTGGGTGCGCCATGTCTCACTCCCTCGAAATTCTGGACTTATAGTCAAGAATAATAATTCTATATTGATCAAATATAGCACAACAACTCCATTTTCCAGCGCAACCGAATAAACTGTTTTTTTATAATCACCATTTACAGGCTTTATAAATATTTTTCTTGCTTTTAGAAAAGATTTATTTAGGATAAATTACCAAAACAATTTACACTAGGAAAAACAGGATGTTTAAACCCTATTTATTCTCAGGATTGTTACTCATAGCGAACACAAGTTACAGCGGCACCATGGGCTGTCAAACCGAGGGAGTAACTGTGCCTTGTGAAAATCGTGCATGGGATATCGGTATCGGCGCTTTATACCTGAAGCCTACTTCCCCCTTGCTAAATCCTTATTTACGCAGTGGAATTTTAATAAATGACTTGCATTATCATAGCGTAAAATCTCCCTGGGATTGGGGATTTATGGCAGAAGGAAGTTATCATTTCAATACGGGTAATGATGTCAATGTCAATTGGCTGCACTTTAACGACAAGTATAATGACAGTGTGAGTGCTTTTTTTCCTGAAGCATCTATACCTAGAACTCAAACCGCCTATTTAAATTTTAAAACCAGGCTAGATGTGGTGAATGTTGAATTTGCGCAAAACAGTCACTTGGGAAGCAAAACTAATTTGCGCCTCCACGGGGGCTTGCAATACGCAAATGGCAATATTGATAGAGACATCCAGCAATATGAACAAATATTAACCTTTCCAACGTCTTTATTCCACACTGCTTCATTAGAAGCAACATACCGCGGTCTCGGCCCTCGTTTGGGCGGTGATATTTCTCGTCAACTGCCTCATGGTTTTGCCGTATTTGCCAAAAGTGCCATGGCTCTTTTAGTTGGCGAAGCGAAAACTAAGCTATCTGGCAATAACTTAAGTGGTCCAAGAATAACCCCCTTCAGTCGTTACGTGAAGCAAACCAGTTTAGTGCCAGAACTTGAGACGAAGCTTGGGGCAAGTTATGAGTTCAATGCTGGTATGGGACAAGTTACTCTTTTGGCGGGATGGTTGTTTCAACACTACTTTAACCTGTTTTCATTAGCTTCTGGGGAATTCCCACAGCGCTTCAATGAGCCTGTG
This region of Legionella clemsonensis genomic DNA includes:
- a CDS encoding glutaredoxin family protein, translated to MKLLFKWFVVSCLCISLLWASSKPSEWFIQENQTVKLQVSLFLSSTCPHCHKADKFFQRLEATIPWLKVKRYTINKDKQALETFNQFLQQQKSTDFSVPAIFFCNSHWIGFADAETSGRELLRGLAYCHDQVIKTGQLNSKTTTVLQQWANANWYGNVLISKPSVASLIPMMAISDALNPCSLFVMFTLVAFLWLAKTRQLRLAVGFLFIITVGIVHYLQQVFSALFFQWSPAFRIPVLLIGLALLAYTLGYFKRLDEKKSSLFLALGILSALGAQIYMQTCTPNFALVFEQWLLTQQYSTFTTIVFLIVYQFIYIIPLLLLMLIAIWLSKAARFTQYQSIFKKIAHLFLIIIAILFIIYPSAFAQLALSLLIVAVVVIMAILLRKKTLPLL
- a CDS encoding CBS domain-containing protein; protein product: MAHPIFSALPQPRRPIIYIKPDITVDECVRIMTDKDIGALVVKDDLDIVGIVSERDIIRSCLNRDLNPHTTTAKQVAYLNVSILDLFDPVEKAMEVITQTKRRHLLIREQGELVAILSIGDLLFHLLEDKTRVIEQLENYIHTY
- a CDS encoding Lpg1974 family pore-forming outer membrane protein, coding for MFKPYLFSGLLLIANTSYSGTMGCQTEGVTVPCENRAWDIGIGALYLKPTSPLLNPYLRSGILINDLHYHSVKSPWDWGFMAEGSYHFNTGNDVNVNWLHFNDKYNDSVSAFFPEASIPRTQTAYLNFKTRLDVVNVEFAQNSHLGSKTNLRLHGGLQYANGNIDRDIQQYEQILTFPTSLFHTASLEATYRGLGPRLGGDISRQLPHGFAVFAKSAMALLVGEAKTKLSGNNLSGPRITPFSRYVKQTSLVPELETKLGASYEFNAGMGQVTLLAGWLFQHYFNLFSLASGEFPQRFNEPVSHELSLNGPFIQGKWVADV